One genomic region from Balaenoptera musculus isolate JJ_BM4_2016_0621 chromosome X, mBalMus1.pri.v3, whole genome shotgun sequence encodes:
- the LOC118888835 gene encoding histone H2B type F-M-like: RRRCSRRRLSDGFDSFATYFGRVLQRVQEGLSLSQEAVNVMDSFVKDIFERIADEAARLVRSSKRSTLTSRDMQTSVRLLLPGKRGKHAISSATKAVIRYITGK; this comes from the coding sequence cgccgccgctgcagccgccgccgcctctcTGACGGCTTCGACAGCTTTGCCACCTATTTCGGAAGGGTGCTGCAGCGGGTCCAGGAGGGCCTGAGCCTCTCGCAGGAGGCCGTGAACGTCATGGATTCGTTCGTGAAGGACATCTTTGAGCGAATCGCCGACGAGGCGGCGCGCCTGGTCCGCTCCAGCAAGCGCTCCACCCTCACCTCCAGAGACATGCAGACCTCCGTGCGCCTGCTGCTGCCTGGGAAGAGGGGCAAGCACGCCATATCCAGCGCCACCAAGGCAGTCATTCGGTACATAACCGGCAAATGA